In Levilactobacillus brevis, a single genomic region encodes these proteins:
- a CDS encoding MFS transporter: MKQEIRLRWLLLGALFSSIGMSFIWPLTTIYMHNRLGTSLTEVGIILLFYSLANVVGSVLGGRLFDRLNPYYLTIGGVSVSLLTLGSLIFNHGWPAFPISLIFLGLASGWTLTMVNSLGTTIHSRDGRYIFNMLYFAQNLGVVLGTAMVGYVYNTSVALLFGIATSLFVLFLIVAVLCYHAPAVMQRQVVQQERHSVHIALPNRRIMAGFFISLVVIWIMYEQWVSNLSVYMTGMGIPMKDYSLLWTLNAGLIVVFQALINWFSHYFSNLYLQVYAGIFFVAVSFVTLIFAKDYLHFVIAMVILTMGEATAFPAIPAIVNNLTPTAVKGKYQGMANAWASVGKAVGPLFGGIVIDHSSYTLLFIIAALANLVILGLNGVIITGNQHRVETFK; this comes from the coding sequence ATGAAACAAGAAATTCGGTTGCGCTGGTTACTGCTCGGCGCGCTGTTCAGTAGTATCGGCATGAGCTTTATCTGGCCATTGACGACGATCTACATGCACAATCGGTTGGGAACCTCGCTTACGGAAGTGGGGATTATCTTACTGTTCTATTCACTGGCCAATGTCGTGGGAAGTGTGCTGGGCGGCCGGCTATTCGACCGGCTCAATCCCTATTATTTGACGATCGGTGGGGTCAGCGTGTCCCTGCTGACGTTGGGCAGTCTGATCTTCAATCACGGGTGGCCGGCGTTTCCCATCTCGCTTATCTTCCTGGGGTTGGCCTCCGGGTGGACCCTGACGATGGTGAATTCACTGGGAACCACGATTCACAGCCGCGATGGTCGATACATATTTAACATGTTATATTTCGCGCAGAACTTAGGGGTCGTCTTGGGGACGGCCATGGTGGGCTACGTCTATAATACCAGTGTAGCCCTGCTGTTTGGCATTGCGACGAGCCTGTTTGTGCTCTTTCTGATCGTCGCGGTGCTCTGCTATCATGCGCCGGCGGTCATGCAGCGGCAGGTGGTTCAACAGGAACGGCACAGCGTCCACATTGCGCTACCGAATCGGCGGATCATGGCCGGCTTCTTCATTTCGCTGGTGGTGATCTGGATCATGTATGAGCAGTGGGTCTCCAACCTCTCCGTCTATATGACGGGCATGGGGATTCCCATGAAGGATTACAGCCTGTTGTGGACGCTTAACGCCGGGCTGATCGTGGTCTTCCAGGCGCTGATTAACTGGTTCTCGCACTATTTCAGCAATCTCTATTTGCAGGTGTACGCCGGCATCTTTTTCGTAGCGGTTTCCTTTGTCACACTGATCTTTGCCAAGGACTACCTGCATTTCGTGATTGCCATGGTGATTCTGACGATGGGTGAGGCGACGGCCTTTCCGGCGATTCCTGCTATCGTCAACAACCTGACGCCGACCGCGGTTAAGGGAAAATACCAAGGCATGGCCAACGCCTGGGCCTCGGTCGGTAAGGCGGTCGGTCCCTTATTCGGGGGAATCGTGATCGACCACTCCTCCTATACGTTGCTCTTTATCATTGCAGCGCTGGCCAATCTGGTGATTCTGGGGTTGAACGGCGTGATTATTACGGGCAACCAACACCGTGTGGAAACTTTTAAATGA
- a CDS encoding peptide ABC transporter substrate-binding protein, which yields MKKLVGLSFGLLAIVALAGCGTTQAKSSADKALDVTMVGNPATANPAISGDSNSSSLIAQTQEGLYTLNENGKVVAGVAEKVVKPTKNGTVYTFKLKKAAKWSNGDPVTAQDFVTSFQWQVNPQSKSQVANKLKFLKNYDAVQAGKQPVSALGVKALDKSTLQLTLSKPQPWLPDILATAEYPMKTDLFKKYGSKYGTSATKTMSEGAYKLVGWSGTTDSWSYVKNTHYWNAKNVKIGKVNVQVVKDPGTSASLFKSGKVQETVLSGQYIKQNANNKELKTTLNSSMRFLEFNDKKTVTHNTKVRQAFSYVVNRTALTKNVLQDGSAAAKSLIPYGDGNDPTTGKDFSEDVGNLLSYNPQKATQLWNQAKKELGIKKASLELLTADTDEQKHTAQYLQQQAQKYMPGLTLNIKSMPLAQQIAKGSAGNFDIDLDGWTTDWRDPSDFLQMADGTSSVNFTKWNNTHFTNQMKEIDNTSAYTTQQRWDLMKQADKYVTQQAGLVPLYQQAKAHLVSSQVGGLKYTMMTDAQYKYAYWK from the coding sequence ATGAAAAAATTAGTGGGATTAAGTTTCGGTTTATTGGCCATCGTAGCGCTGGCCGGTTGTGGGACCACACAGGCAAAGAGTAGTGCAGACAAGGCGTTAGACGTGACGATGGTTGGGAATCCAGCCACGGCCAACCCCGCCATTTCGGGGGATTCTAACAGTTCCAGTCTAATTGCCCAGACGCAAGAGGGCCTGTACACGTTGAACGAGAACGGTAAGGTCGTGGCCGGCGTGGCCGAGAAGGTCGTCAAACCAACGAAGAATGGGACTGTCTATACATTTAAACTGAAGAAGGCCGCAAAATGGTCCAACGGCGATCCCGTGACGGCCCAAGACTTCGTCACCTCCTTTCAGTGGCAGGTTAATCCGCAATCTAAGTCGCAGGTAGCCAATAAGCTGAAGTTCTTAAAGAACTACGACGCCGTGCAAGCCGGTAAGCAACCGGTCTCTGCACTGGGGGTTAAGGCGTTGGATAAGTCGACGTTACAATTAACGTTGTCCAAGCCGCAACCTTGGTTGCCCGATATTCTGGCCACGGCCGAATATCCAATGAAGACCGATTTATTTAAGAAGTATGGGAGTAAATATGGCACGTCCGCTACGAAGACCATGTCCGAAGGGGCCTACAAGTTGGTCGGTTGGAGCGGTACCACGGATAGTTGGTCCTACGTGAAGAACACTCATTACTGGAATGCCAAGAACGTCAAGATTGGCAAGGTTAACGTCCAGGTCGTTAAGGATCCCGGCACCTCCGCCAGCCTCTTCAAGTCCGGCAAGGTCCAAGAGACTGTTCTGTCCGGTCAATACATCAAGCAAAACGCCAACAATAAGGAACTGAAGACGACGCTGAACAGTTCGATGCGGTTCCTTGAATTTAACGATAAAAAGACAGTTACGCACAATACCAAGGTGCGGCAAGCCTTCTCCTACGTGGTAAACCGGACGGCCTTGACCAAGAATGTCTTGCAGGATGGTTCGGCGGCCGCCAAGAGCCTGATTCCTTATGGTGATGGCAACGACCCGACCACGGGGAAGGACTTCTCCGAAGATGTAGGTAACCTGCTCAGCTACAATCCCCAGAAGGCAACGCAGCTGTGGAATCAAGCCAAGAAGGAACTGGGAATCAAGAAGGCCAGTCTGGAACTGCTGACGGCCGACACGGATGAGCAGAAGCACACGGCCCAGTACCTGCAACAACAGGCGCAGAAATACATGCCGGGCTTGACCCTAAACATCAAGTCCATGCCACTGGCCCAACAGATCGCTAAGGGGTCCGCAGGGAACTTCGACATCGACTTGGATGGTTGGACGACCGATTGGCGGGATCCATCCGACTTCTTACAAATGGCCGATGGCACTAGTTCCGTGAACTTCACCAAGTGGAACAACACCCACTTTACGAATCAGATGAAAGAAATTGATAACACCTCCGCGTACACGACCCAGCAACGGTGGGATCTGATGAAGCAAGCCGACAAGTACGTGACCCAACAGGCCGGTTTGGTCCCTCTGTACCAACAAGCCAAGGCCCACCTGGTCTCCAGTCAGGTTGGTGGTTTGAAGTACACCATGATGACGGATGCCCAGTACAAGTACGCCTACTGGAAGTAG
- a CDS encoding matrixin family metalloprotease — MTTVSKKTGIWTNATGMAYSGKSFDQNGHQTGAGMYLNRYVLKQYHYTKKQRGNVAIHELGHGLGLAHNSAGAVSVMGPTNRKYTIRNCDVKGVQKAYSTPVKTRATLTATAKPELEVDHVRDYDGLNGLQNLKKAASVIVEGEITKSVSHHKAPKNYYTTQTLHIDQRFKGTTGRTITFTQGGTKTMAVADSEILPQHENLLVMLAKNTNGQYYVINDGQGMFLDTHNNNGHELFEHVSDHTIYTEDMLH, encoded by the coding sequence GTGACCACAGTCAGCAAGAAGACCGGTATCTGGACCAACGCCACCGGCATGGCCTATAGCGGGAAGTCGTTTGATCAAAACGGCCATCAAACGGGGGCCGGCATGTATCTCAACCGCTACGTCCTGAAGCAGTACCATTACACCAAGAAGCAACGGGGCAACGTGGCCATTCACGAGCTGGGCCACGGGTTGGGTCTCGCCCACAACAGCGCCGGTGCCGTCAGCGTTATGGGGCCGACCAACCGCAAATATACGATTCGCAACTGCGACGTTAAGGGCGTCCAGAAGGCCTACAGCACGCCAGTTAAGACCCGCGCCACGCTGACAGCCACCGCTAAACCGGAACTGGAAGTTGACCATGTCAGGGACTACGACGGCCTCAATGGGCTTCAGAACCTGAAGAAGGCCGCTAGCGTGATTGTCGAGGGTGAAATTACCAAGAGTGTCAGTCATCACAAGGCACCGAAAAACTACTACACCACCCAAACGCTCCATATTGACCAGCGATTTAAGGGGACGACCGGTCGCACCATCACGTTTACCCAAGGGGGCACCAAAACCATGGCCGTGGCCGATAGCGAGATTCTCCCGCAACATGAAAATCTCCTGGTCATGCTGGCCAAGAACACCAACGGCCAATATTACGTGATTAATGACGGCCAAGGCATGTTTCTGGATACCCACAACAACAATGGCCATGAACTATTTGAACACGTCTCGGACCACACCATTTATACAGAAGATATGCTCCATTAA
- a CDS encoding response regulator transcription factor yields MPKKILVVDDEKPITDIMKFNLEKEGYEVDVAYDGEAAIQQVEDGNPDLVILDLMLPKVDGLEVAREIRKKHDMPIIMVTAKDSELDKVLGLELGADDYVTKPFSNRELVARVKANLRRQNTAAHAQPEEPENQDIEIGDLTIHPEAYSVSKRGANIELTHREFELLHYLAQHIGQVMTREHLLQTVWGYDYFGDVRTVDVTVRRLREKIEDSPSHPTWLVTRRGVGYYLRNPDSDQA; encoded by the coding sequence ATGCCTAAAAAAATTCTAGTTGTCGATGACGAAAAGCCTATTACTGATATTATGAAGTTTAATTTGGAAAAAGAAGGATACGAAGTGGATGTCGCCTACGATGGCGAAGCCGCCATTCAACAGGTTGAAGACGGCAATCCAGACCTCGTCATCCTGGATTTAATGTTGCCCAAGGTCGATGGACTGGAAGTTGCCCGTGAGATTCGTAAGAAGCATGACATGCCCATTATCATGGTAACGGCCAAGGATTCCGAGCTCGACAAGGTGTTGGGCCTGGAATTAGGGGCTGACGATTACGTGACCAAGCCGTTCTCTAACCGGGAACTGGTGGCCCGGGTTAAGGCTAACTTACGCCGGCAGAACACGGCGGCCCACGCCCAACCGGAAGAACCCGAGAACCAAGACATCGAGATTGGCGACTTAACCATCCATCCCGAGGCGTACTCCGTGTCTAAGCGGGGCGCTAACATCGAATTAACCCACCGTGAATTTGAACTACTCCACTATTTGGCGCAACACATCGGCCAAGTCATGACCCGGGAACACTTGTTACAGACGGTCTGGGGCTATGATTACTTCGGTGACGTTCGGACCGTGGACGTGACGGTTCGGCGCCTACGGGAAAAGATTGAAGACAGTCCTAGTCATCCTACTTGGTTGGTGACGCGCCGGGGCGTTGGTTACTATTTGCGTAACCCCGATTCTGATCAGGCTTAA
- the walK gene encoding cell wall metabolism sensor histidine kinase WalK — protein MNSKIKFFQSIHFKIALVFALLLLLTLEIVGAVFVRQLERQNLNTFKSQQVVQTYIVNRLSDELSTTNTTKADKKIKSTLSEINNTNNAQIRVIDNKGTIRGTNEVDNQGIVGQKTTDNNIKNSIYNNRDVVRTTYNSQNNSRYYTTITRLIRTQGNNSELVGVIYMRSSLDSVYQNINQITLIYFSATFVAIILGLVMAIIISRAITRPIDEMKKQTLRIARGDYSGHVRVYGTDELGQLASAVNNLSVRVEEAQESTESERRRLDSVMSHMTDGVIATDRRGNVTIINETATSFLDTDTDSAVGKSILDLLAIRDDYTLRELLEDPDDLVLDFSTKDHDLILQAYFSLIQRESGFISGLVCVLHDVTEQQKIDQDRKQFVSNVSHELRTPLTSVRAYIESLSEGAWKDPEVAPQFLKVTQEETDRMIRMINDLLTLSRMDSGTQKLDLEMVNLNELFNYVLDRFDMMLKQDDRPEKTYTIKRDFTKRDLWVEIDTDRFTQVLDNLMNNAIKYSPDGGVVTCRLLETHNNVILSVSDQGLGIPRADIPRIFDRFYRVDKARSRAQGGTGLGLAISREVVQLLGGRIWVDSREGRGSTFYISLPYKPYEEEDLWDEDN, from the coding sequence GTGAATAGCAAAATTAAATTTTTCCAGTCGATTCACTTTAAAATCGCGCTGGTCTTCGCGCTACTCCTATTACTAACGCTGGAGATCGTGGGTGCCGTGTTCGTCCGGCAGCTGGAACGTCAAAACTTGAACACGTTTAAGTCCCAACAAGTGGTGCAGACGTACATCGTCAACCGCTTGTCGGACGAGCTGTCGACCACGAATACCACCAAGGCCGATAAGAAGATTAAATCGACACTCTCGGAGATCAACAATACCAATAATGCCCAGATTCGGGTTATCGACAACAAGGGGACCATTCGGGGAACCAACGAAGTCGATAATCAGGGGATCGTTGGCCAAAAGACCACCGACAATAACATTAAGAATTCGATTTATAACAACCGTGATGTGGTCCGCACCACGTACAATTCGCAAAATAATAGTCGTTACTATACGACGATTACGCGACTAATTCGCACTCAGGGAAATAATAGCGAATTAGTCGGGGTTATTTACATGCGGTCTAGTCTGGATTCCGTCTATCAAAATATTAATCAAATCACGCTGATCTACTTCTCCGCAACGTTTGTGGCGATTATCTTGGGACTCGTGATGGCGATCATTATTTCCCGGGCAATTACCCGACCGATTGACGAAATGAAGAAGCAGACGCTACGGATTGCCCGGGGGGACTACTCCGGACACGTGCGAGTCTACGGAACCGACGAACTGGGCCAATTGGCCAGTGCCGTCAATAACCTGTCTGTCCGCGTGGAAGAGGCGCAAGAATCGACCGAATCCGAACGGCGGCGGCTAGACTCCGTGATGTCCCACATGACCGATGGGGTTATTGCCACCGATCGGCGGGGAAATGTCACCATTATTAACGAAACGGCCACGAGTTTCTTGGATACGGATACCGACAGTGCCGTAGGAAAATCCATTCTGGATCTCTTGGCGATTCGCGACGACTATACGTTGCGTGAATTGCTGGAGGACCCGGATGATTTAGTCTTGGACTTTTCAACCAAGGACCATGATCTCATCCTTCAAGCCTACTTCTCCCTGATTCAGCGAGAATCCGGCTTCATCTCCGGGCTGGTCTGTGTGCTCCACGATGTCACGGAACAACAGAAGATTGATCAGGACCGGAAACAATTCGTGTCCAACGTGTCTCATGAGTTGCGGACGCCGTTGACCAGTGTCCGGGCCTACATCGAATCCCTGTCCGAAGGCGCTTGGAAGGACCCAGAGGTTGCCCCGCAATTTCTGAAGGTCACCCAGGAGGAAACGGACCGGATGATTCGGATGATCAATGACCTATTGACCCTGTCACGGATGGATTCCGGGACGCAAAAGCTTGATTTAGAAATGGTTAACTTAAACGAACTGTTCAACTACGTGTTGGACCGGTTCGATATGATGTTGAAACAAGACGACCGGCCGGAAAAGACCTATACGATCAAGCGCGACTTCACCAAGCGCGACCTGTGGGTTGAAATTGATACCGACCGCTTTACCCAAGTGCTGGATAACTTGATGAACAATGCCATCAAGTATTCACCGGATGGGGGCGTCGTGACCTGCCGGCTGTTGGAGACCCATAATAACGTGATTCTCAGCGTGTCTGACCAAGGTTTAGGGATTCCGCGTGCGGATATTCCACGCATCTTTGACCGGTTCTACCGGGTAGATAAGGCCCGTTCCCGGGCACAGGGTGGTACAGGCCTCGGCTTGGCTATTTCCCGGGAAGTTGTGCAACTACTCGGTGGCCGAATCTGGGTCGATAGTCGTGAAGGACGGGGGTCAACGTTCTACATTTCTCTGCCTTACAAGCCGTATGAAGAGGAGGATCTTTGGGATGAAGATAACTAA
- a CDS encoding two-component system regulatory protein YycI, which yields MDFRRIEWLFLVAFIAIDIFLFAAFQHDTTGQTDATTSRSADSDTTIIKEMRTDDIKFGTPSKKSGEGYYVSTSNDDSIKSSLTSLSDQTVRYQSDGTISSTFKTAITGVNPDHPDKALDTVVGNTALILNGSQYKYNQQLSSRNTVVYTQRVTDGQIYSKYGEIRFSLTNAGTVTGYTQGYLTDVTTLREKTETISERKALIWLYQYNQIANNTKIVWTKLAYTRYFNLKNSSVYIPTWVIAVKANSGSNAGVLQLKHVNAFTGAILTSDSNVKTVSGTATTSD from the coding sequence ATGGATTTTCGGCGAATTGAGTGGCTATTTTTAGTCGCGTTTATCGCAATTGATATCTTTTTGTTTGCGGCGTTCCAACACGACACGACGGGACAAACGGATGCGACGACGAGTCGGTCCGCGGATAGCGATACGACCATCATCAAGGAAATGCGGACGGACGATATCAAGTTCGGTACGCCGTCCAAGAAGAGTGGCGAGGGGTACTACGTGTCTACCAGTAATGACGATAGCATCAAGAGTAGTCTGACGTCGCTGTCGGATCAGACGGTCCGTTATCAGTCGGATGGGACGATTAGCTCGACCTTCAAGACCGCCATTACGGGCGTGAACCCCGATCATCCGGATAAGGCTCTAGATACGGTGGTGGGCAACACGGCGCTGATTCTCAATGGGAGTCAGTATAAATATAACCAGCAACTGTCGAGTCGTAACACGGTGGTCTACACGCAACGCGTCACGGACGGTCAGATTTATTCCAAGTATGGTGAAATTCGGTTTAGCCTGACCAATGCAGGCACCGTTACCGGCTATACGCAGGGGTATCTGACGGACGTCACGACCTTGCGGGAAAAGACGGAAACCATTTCAGAACGAAAAGCGCTGATCTGGCTGTACCAATATAACCAGATCGCCAACAATACCAAGATTGTGTGGACCAAGTTGGCCTATACCCGCTACTTTAACTTGAAGAACAGTAGCGTCTACATTCCGACTTGGGTCATCGCGGTCAAGGCCAATAGCGGTAGCAACGCGGGCGTCTTGCAGCTGAAGCACGTCAATGCCTTTACGGGGGCCATTCTGACGTCGGATAGCAACGTCAAGACCGTCAGCGGAACGGCCACAACCAGCGATTAG
- a CDS encoding MBL fold metallo-hydrolase, with product MDLRTETATADDLRISVLSSGSTGNVCYVESPNERIMIDAGLSGKKIEKLMGDINRNMQDVNALLVTHEHSDHRQAVGILARRYEQLNVYANQGTWDAMSPKIGKVDLAQKHLFAPDTVQTFGDIDVESFSVSHDAAEPQFYAIHYHGKTFVILTDTGYVSEHVEGVIADADAYLLECNHDVEMLRMGEYSWPLKQRILGDKGHLSNEEGADALMDVLGNRTKKIYLGHRSLHNNMQSLCHLTVASMMENRDFGVGHDFQLIDTNPEEATPLVAL from the coding sequence ATGGATTTGCGGACGGAAACAGCAACAGCGGATGACTTACGCATCAGCGTGTTATCTAGCGGTAGTACGGGAAACGTGTGCTACGTGGAGAGTCCCAACGAACGGATCATGATTGATGCCGGGTTGAGTGGGAAGAAGATTGAAAAGTTGATGGGCGATATCAACCGAAATATGCAGGACGTCAACGCTCTGCTGGTCACCCATGAACATTCGGACCATCGTCAGGCCGTGGGCATTTTGGCGCGGCGCTACGAACAGCTCAATGTCTATGCCAATCAGGGAACGTGGGATGCCATGAGCCCGAAGATTGGCAAGGTCGACTTGGCGCAGAAGCACCTGTTTGCCCCAGATACCGTCCAGACGTTTGGCGATATTGACGTGGAGAGTTTCTCGGTGTCCCATGACGCGGCCGAACCCCAATTCTACGCGATTCACTATCACGGAAAGACCTTCGTGATTTTGACGGATACTGGTTATGTGTCGGAACACGTGGAAGGCGTGATTGCCGACGCGGACGCCTACCTGTTGGAATGCAACCATGACGTGGAAATGCTGCGGATGGGCGAATACTCATGGCCGTTGAAGCAACGGATTCTGGGCGACAAGGGTCACTTGTCCAACGAAGAGGGGGCCGACGCGTTGATGGACGTGCTGGGCAACCGCACCAAGAAGATTTACCTGGGGCACCGTAGTCTGCACAATAACATGCAGTCGCTGTGTCATTTAACCGTGGCCTCCATGATGGAGAACCGCGACTTCGGCGTGGGCCACGACTTCCAGTTGATCGATACCAACCCGGAGGAGGCCACCCCCTTAGTGGCTTTATAA
- a CDS encoding trypsin-like peptidase domain-containing protein yields the protein MTLTKVAVTAAVAGLLGGGVAYGGINYINNNGINDTAVPSGSNSTGNTKTSNVTVNVSTQSTKAFNKVKGAMVSVVNLQKQNSSSNTLGQLFGESSSSNSSKSKSELEEASEGSGVVYKKDGNTAYIVTNNHVVSGSSALRVVTSSGKQLQAKLVGKDSVTDLAVLKVNGADLKTVASFGDSDKIKVGETALAIGSPLGSQYATSLTEGIISAKKRTIETTNSAGTQTGNATVIQTDAAINPGNSGGALINVGGQVVGITSSKIASDAEGTSVEGMGFAIPSNEVVNIINQLVKNGKVVRPALGITYVDLANVSSAQQKSVLKLPSSVDAGVVVMSASSGSPAKKAGLSKYDVITELGGHKISDQSTLRDILYKYKLNDTVSMTYYHNGKKQTTKVKLTESSSQLKSTTSTTENSES from the coding sequence TTGACCTTAACTAAGGTGGCGGTCACGGCTGCGGTCGCCGGGTTACTGGGCGGCGGGGTCGCCTACGGTGGTATTAATTATATTAATAATAATGGAATTAATGATACCGCGGTACCGAGTGGCAGTAACTCGACGGGGAACACCAAGACCTCGAACGTGACGGTCAACGTTTCCACGCAATCGACCAAGGCCTTTAACAAGGTCAAGGGGGCCATGGTCTCCGTGGTCAACCTGCAAAAGCAGAATAGTAGTAGCAACACCTTGGGTCAATTGTTCGGGGAAAGTTCATCCTCGAACTCCAGTAAGTCCAAGTCCGAATTGGAGGAGGCTTCGGAAGGCTCCGGGGTGGTCTACAAGAAGGACGGTAATACCGCCTACATCGTGACCAACAACCACGTGGTCTCCGGCTCATCCGCACTGCGGGTGGTCACCAGCTCGGGTAAGCAGCTGCAGGCGAAGTTGGTCGGGAAGGATTCCGTGACCGACTTGGCCGTGCTGAAGGTTAACGGCGCGGACCTGAAGACGGTGGCCTCGTTCGGTGATTCCGATAAGATTAAGGTCGGCGAGACGGCCTTGGCCATTGGGTCACCGCTGGGGAGCCAGTACGCGACGTCGTTGACGGAAGGGATCATTTCCGCGAAGAAACGGACGATTGAGACCACGAACTCGGCCGGTACCCAGACCGGGAATGCCACGGTTATCCAAACCGATGCCGCGATTAACCCCGGGAACTCCGGTGGGGCGCTGATTAACGTCGGCGGTCAAGTCGTGGGGATCACGTCCTCGAAGATTGCCAGCGATGCTGAAGGGACCAGCGTTGAGGGGATGGGCTTTGCCATTCCATCTAACGAAGTCGTCAACATCATCAATCAACTGGTGAAGAACGGTAAGGTGGTTCGGCCGGCGTTGGGGATTACCTACGTCGACTTGGCCAACGTTTCCAGCGCGCAACAGAAGTCAGTGTTGAAGCTGCCGTCTAGCGTGGATGCAGGGGTTGTGGTCATGAGTGCCTCGTCCGGTTCACCGGCGAAGAAGGCCGGTCTGTCCAAGTATGATGTCATCACGGAGTTGGGCGGTCACAAGATTTCTGACCAATCGACGCTGCGGGATATTCTCTACAAGTACAAGCTGAACGATACTGTGTCGATGACTTACTACCATAATGGGAAGAAGCAGACGACGAAGGTTAAGTTGACCGAGAGTAGTTCGCAATTGAAGAGCACGACCAGTACTACCGAAAACTCAGAAAGTTAG
- a CDS encoding Rrf2 family transcriptional regulator, with product MRTAIQAVVWLGKSGGIISSSMIANRVKTHATFVRRIMTSLCKADIIASKGGRDGGYYLEKSPQDITLADIYLAVGADATPKKDKVEFDYPEGEERLDVSGFQETLESILGDAESQAIAYLQGITIGQLMDDIKMI from the coding sequence TTGCGGACTGCCATCCAAGCGGTTGTCTGGCTGGGAAAAAGCGGCGGTATCATTAGCAGCTCCATGATTGCTAACCGTGTCAAAACCCATGCTACCTTCGTTCGCCGGATCATGACGTCTCTGTGTAAGGCCGATATCATCGCGTCTAAAGGCGGTCGCGACGGCGGCTACTACTTGGAAAAGTCGCCGCAAGACATCACGCTGGCCGATATCTACTTGGCCGTGGGCGCCGATGCTACCCCCAAGAAAGATAAGGTCGAATTTGACTACCCAGAAGGCGAGGAACGGCTGGACGTGTCCGGATTTCAGGAGACGCTCGAAAGCATTCTGGGCGACGCCGAATCCCAGGCGATTGCCTATCTTCAGGGGATTACGATTGGGCAGTTGATGGACGATATTAAGATGATTTAG